The Natrinema saccharevitans genome includes the window ATGCGCTCGCCGAGGTGGTCCCGGGCGAACTGCGTGAGTTCCTCGGCGGTCTCGAACGGCTCGTCGGGGTCGAACCGCTCGTTGAACAGGTCGGCGATCTCCGCGCGGGAGATGTGCATCGCCGGGCCGACGATGTGCGAGGGCGTGTCGTCGGCCACCTGCAGCACCCACTCGCCGAGGTCGGTCTCCGTGATGTCGATCCCCTCGGCCGCGAGCGCGTCGTTGAGGTCGATCTCCTCGGTCGTCATGGACTTCGATTTGACGACCGACGGCGTGTCGGTCTCCCCGGCCACCCCGTTTTCCTCGGTCCGGGTCTCGACCACGTCGGCCACGTAGGCGTTCGCGTCCGCGGCGTCGTCGGCGACGTAGACCGTGCCGCCGTTCGCCTCGACGGCCTCGCGGACCGTCTCGATCAGGTCCGGCAGCCGGTCGATGGCGTCCTCTTTGATCGCTCTGGCCTCCGTTCGCAGCGCCTCGATGTCGTCGGTCGCCGCGTAGGTCGCGCCGCGGCGCTCGTTCGAGGCGCTGGCGTGTTCGTGGATGGCCTCGCCCTCCGTCTCGAGCAGGTGACGGATGTGATCGGCCGTTTGCGCGCGCGATCGTTGGGCCATGTTATCGATCCTCCAGTACGATCACGTCGACGTCGCCGGGGCCGTGGACCCCGTGGACGAGGTTACCCATGTCGGCGGTCGCGCTTCGGCCGGTCGCGAAGACGACGCTGTCCCGGCCCGCGTCGAAGCCCTCGGCGAGGCGCTCGAAGCCGGCGCTCAGATCCGGGACGACGTCGCTCTCGGCGACGACCGCGACGTGGCGGTCCGGATAGAGGCTGATCGGCTCCGCCCCGTCTGGCGTCGACTCGATCGCGACGGTGCCGTACTCCGCGACGGCGAACCCGACCGGCGTGACGCCGGTCCGGGCCGCCTCGAGTTCCCCCGCGGTCGGCTCGGTGGTCACGCCCTCGGGGAGCGAAACGCCCTCGAACGGCAGCGGCGCGCCGACTGCCGGTTCGTCGATCGTCCGTTCGATCCGCTCGCCCGCGTCGGCGGCCGACACGCGCTCGAGTCCCACCTCGAGTCCCTCGAGTGCGCGTTCGAACCGACCGACAGTGTCGACTGTCATTGGTTCCCACATCCGGGCGGACCGGCAAGAGCGTGACGGTCGGACCGGTGTCGTCCGATTTGTCGGGGCCGTCG containing:
- a CDS encoding LUD domain-containing protein, translating into MTVDTVGRFERALEGLEVGLERVSAADAGERIERTIDEPAVGAPLPFEGVSLPEGVTTEPTAGELEAARTGVTPVGFAVAEYGTVAIESTPDGAEPISLYPDRHVAVVAESDVVPDLSAGFERLAEGFDAGRDSVVFATGRSATADMGNLVHGVHGPGDVDVIVLEDR